DNA sequence from the Bradyrhizobium diazoefficiens genome:
ACGGTGCGGGCCGAGAAGGGCGAGCGCGTCGAGAAGCACATTCTCATCACCCGCTACGATCCCTCGCGCGCAGCGCGCGGCGAGATGCTGACTATCGACGACATCCTGGAAATCCTCGCAACGCCCTTGCTCGGCATCATCCCCGAGAGCCAGGACGTGCTGCGCGCCTCCAATGTCGGCACGCCGGTGACGCTGTCGAACGCCGAAGGCGCACCCGCGCGGGCCTATATCGACGCGGCGCGGCGGCTCTGCGGCGACACCGTGCCGATGCAGGTGCCCACCGAGCGCAAGGGATTCATGGATCGTCTGCTGCGACGGAGGGCTGCATGAGCATGGGTCTGCTCCGGCTTCTCCGCGGCAACAAGGCCTCTGCACCCGTGGCGCGCGAGCGCTTGCAGATCCTGCTTGCCCATGAACGCGGACTGCGCGGCCAGCCCGATCTGCTCGGCGTGCTGCGCGAGGAAAT
Encoded proteins:
- the minE gene encoding cell division topological specificity factor MinE; this encodes MSMGLLRLLRGNKASAPVARERLQILLAHERGLRGQPDLLGVLREEILAVVSKHVMLDPTKVIVRLERGDEVSTLEVDIEVPNDFERKRVAVA